The Bacteroidales bacterium nucleotide sequence GATCGATATAGTTGGTCATTTGTTTAAGCGACAGGGGTTCGTCGTCAATGGCTATGCAATTGAGCTTTTTCATTTTTCCTTAGGTTATTAATGGTGAGTTCTACATGGAAACATCCGTTCTGACGGAATATATTCAGTTCATGCTGATTGGGATAAATCAGCATGAGTCGTTTCTTGGTATTTTTGATTCCAATGCCCTTGGATTTTGAAAAGGAATCGGCTTTTTGCCCGCACTGGTTCACGATTTTAAAAAACAGGGAATTTCTGTCAATCTGAACGGCAATGCTGGTGCCGGGTCTGCTTTTATCCCTGAGATGGACATATTTGAAGGCATTTTCAATGAATGGCAGGATGATCATGGGCGCGAGGTATTTGCCCTCCGGGTCTCCACTTATTGAGCATTCAATGGCATTTTCCTCCGGGAATCTGATTTTTTGAAGTTCAATATACTTTTCCAGGTAGCTCAGGGATTTTCTGAGCTCAACCTTTCTTTGACCCACATCATAGGTGGAGTAGCGCAGTAGCTCCCCGAATTTGATCAGCAGGTCCTGGGAACGGTAAGGATCTACTTCTATTAACACACTAATATTATTGATGGTATTGAGGATGAAATGAGGAGACATCTGGTTTTTCAGAATGGAAATCTCCTGGCTCAGCTTTTTTTCTTCCAGCAAAGCGAATGCTTTCTTCCATTTCCTGTGCTGACAGAACATATAAAGCGAAGACAGCAAAAAGACCACGATCAGGCTTGTTATAATAATCGTACTTTCCATCCTTCTATCTTATCTTATGTAGATTCTCTTTGATTCATTTGTGCAGTACCTGGTTTAGCTGTTCCCCTCTGACTCGGTGTATGCTTTACCCTCCCAACCGGCAAAATATCGAATATCAATGAGATATCCGGATTGTTTGGGGAGTATGTTGGTTTACCCTGACCAGATTTTTCAGTGAATCAATCACCCGGGTGTGGATCCGGTAGATGTCGCCATTCCCGTTTTCAGGCTTACTGTGATATTTTTGCAACTGCCGATAATCCATGGGTTGGTCTTTGATATCCCTGGCCATTCTTTGGCTGGTAAAGAAAAGAAACTTACCGTCGGCAGACAGCGCCGGGCAGTATTCAAAGGCCCTGGAATTGACTTGCTCGCCCATATTGATGGCTTTTCTCCATTGGCCTTTGCGATTTTTAAAGGCTATATACAGGTCGCCACTTCCATAGCCCTCGCCCATCCCTTCCGAGGTGTAGATGATGAAGGAGCCGTCGGGAGATACAAAACCATTGTATTCTCCTTTATTTGTATTAACGGAATCACCCAGGTTTTTGGGGGGCATAAACCGGCCATCCTGGTATTGGCACACATAGAGATCTTCGCCTCCCCGGGTAGGATCCAGTTCGGCGGTAAAATATATGGAGCCATCCCGCGTAAAGGAAGGGTAAAACTCATTGCCTTCCTGGTTTACCGGTTTGCCCAGGTTAACCGGTTCACTCCACCCATCTTCACGGCGGGTTACATACCAGATGTCGAAATCTTTTGATTCGCCTGTCTTGTGTATCGGCCGGTTGGAAACGAAAAAGAGTCTTTTGCCGTCCGGATGAAACACAGGCTCTATATCATAGTAT carries:
- a CDS encoding histidine kinase, which produces MESTIIITSLIVVFLLSSLYMFCQHRKWKKAFALLEEKKLSQEISILKNQMSPHFILNTINNISVLIEVDPYRSQDLLIKFGELLRYSTYDVGQRKVELRKSLSYLEKYIELQKIRFPEENAIECSISGDPEGKYLAPMIILPFIENAFKYVHLRDKSRPGTSIAVQIDRNSLFFKIVNQCGQKADSFSKSKGIGIKNTKKRLMLIYPNQHELNIFRQNGCFHVELTINNLRKNEKAQLHSH
- a CDS encoding PD40 domain-containing protein → MQNLFLSFALLIILTSSSAAQENPSEASDGKLAARLFAPDTISTGMFERDAALSPDGKSFYFTLRYTRSMAAIAYSNKIGEKWTKPRIAEFSGKYYDIEPVFHPDGKRLFFVSNRPIHKTGESKDFDIWYVTRREDGWSEPVNLGKPVNQEGNEFYPSFTRDGSIYFTAELDPTRGGEDLYVCQYQDGRFMPPKNLGDSVNTNKGEYNGFVSPDGSFIIYTSEGMGEGYGSGDLYIAFKNRKGQWRKAINMGEQVNSRAFEYCPALSADGKFLFFTSQRMARDIKDQPMDYRQLQKYHSKPENGNGDIYRIHTRVIDSLKNLVRVNQHTPQTIRISH